One window of Psychrobacillus sp. FSL H8-0483 genomic DNA carries:
- a CDS encoding alpha-glucosidase, whose protein sequence is MVEPWWKRSVVYQVYPRSFMDASGDGIGDLQGIISKLDYIERLGVDVIWLSPIYDSPNDDNGYDIRNYRAIMKEFGTMEDFEQLIDEAKQRGIRIVMDLVVNHTSDEHTWFVESQSSKDSTYRDYYIWREGKEENPPNNWSSIFSGSAWEKDNTTNSYYLHLFSKKQPDLNWEHEPLRNEIFDTMKFWLDKGIGGFRMDVINFISKDAQLPDGMIHPEQLYGDGSPFFINGPKIHTYLREMNEKVLSKYDVITVGEMPGASTEDAQIYTDPINNEVNMIFTFEHMNLDSGPYEKWDVQPLNLVALKLNLEKWQHALHKVGWNSLYWNNHDQPRIVSRFGDDDKYRDVSAKMLAICLHMLQGTPYIYQGEELGMTNVKFDSIDDYRDIETLNMYKEKRQKGIANEVIMASIYAKGRDNARTPMQWSSDGGFTTGTPWIQMNPNMSNINAEQALADHSSIFYTYQKLIHLRKEYDILTNGSFQLLIPDHPHLFVYKRQTEEEEWIIVTNFSAHTEQLECELCGVQNNNGKIIIANYETPTINGNIIEVRPYEAFVLAFERGK, encoded by the coding sequence ATGGTAGAGCCTTGGTGGAAACGAAGTGTGGTATATCAGGTTTATCCTCGAAGTTTTATGGATGCAAGCGGCGATGGTATTGGGGATTTACAAGGCATTATTTCAAAACTGGATTATATAGAGAGACTAGGTGTGGATGTCATTTGGTTGAGCCCAATCTATGATTCTCCAAATGACGATAACGGCTATGACATTCGAAATTACCGGGCAATTATGAAAGAGTTTGGTACGATGGAAGATTTTGAGCAATTGATAGATGAAGCGAAACAGCGAGGGATTCGAATTGTAATGGATCTTGTAGTTAATCACACTTCGGACGAACATACTTGGTTTGTTGAATCACAATCTTCTAAGGATTCGACTTACCGCGATTATTATATTTGGCGAGAAGGTAAGGAGGAAAACCCTCCAAATAATTGGAGTTCTATATTTTCTGGCTCTGCTTGGGAAAAAGATAACACCACTAATTCGTACTATTTACATTTATTTTCAAAAAAGCAGCCAGATTTGAACTGGGAACACGAACCTCTTCGAAACGAAATTTTTGATACGATGAAGTTTTGGTTGGATAAAGGAATTGGTGGTTTCCGAATGGATGTCATCAACTTCATTTCAAAAGATGCACAATTGCCAGATGGAATGATTCATCCAGAGCAATTGTATGGAGATGGGAGTCCATTTTTTATAAATGGGCCGAAAATCCATACTTATCTACGTGAGATGAATGAAAAAGTTTTGAGCAAATATGACGTAATAACAGTGGGGGAAATGCCAGGGGCTTCAACCGAAGATGCGCAAATCTATACCGATCCAATAAATAATGAAGTGAATATGATCTTCACATTTGAGCATATGAATTTAGACAGCGGACCGTATGAAAAATGGGATGTTCAGCCTTTAAATTTAGTTGCATTAAAACTCAATTTAGAGAAGTGGCAGCACGCACTTCATAAGGTGGGATGGAACAGCCTATATTGGAATAACCATGATCAGCCTCGTATTGTTTCACGTTTTGGTGATGATGACAAATATCGTGACGTATCCGCAAAAATGTTGGCGATTTGCCTTCATATGCTTCAAGGAACTCCATATATTTATCAAGGTGAAGAGCTAGGCATGACGAATGTGAAGTTTGATAGTATTGATGACTATCGAGATATCGAAACACTTAATATGTACAAAGAGAAACGTCAAAAGGGTATTGCGAATGAAGTGATAATGGCGAGTATTTATGCGAAAGGGCGAGATAACGCTCGAACGCCTATGCAATGGTCATCTGATGGTGGGTTCACTACAGGGACACCTTGGATTCAGATGAACCCTAATATGTCTAATATAAATGCAGAGCAAGCCCTTGCCGATCACTCATCGATTTTTTATACGTATCAAAAACTTATTCATTTACGAAAAGAGTATGACATTCTTACAAACGGGAGCTTCCAATTGTTAATTCCTGATCATCCGCACCTCTTTGTGTATAAACGACAAACAGAGGAAGAAGAATGGATTATCGTAACAAATTTTTCCGCGCATACGGAACAATTAGAGTGTGAACTATGTGGCGTACAAAATAATAACGGAAAAATCATCATAGCTAACTATGAAACTCCAACTATTAATGGAAATATCATAGAAGTACGTCCTTATGAAGCTTTTGTACTCGCTTTTGAAAGGGGAAAATAA
- a CDS encoding GrpB family protein — translation MNVGERTTGIRIVPYDEQWENEFLLLQQVLSNSLGELVICIEHVGSTSVKGLAAKPIIDLDLVINANDEFEKVSLKLQDLGYLYEGNLGIEGREAFARKDEFVPWGGDQTHWLEHHLYVCTKDSAELHRHLTFRNYLREHPEVASSYEHLKISLAKKSTRSEYTEAKGEFIKGILELFFFK, via the coding sequence ATGAACGTGGGAGAACGGACAACTGGAATAAGAATCGTACCATATGATGAACAATGGGAAAATGAATTTCTTTTACTTCAACAAGTGTTATCGAACTCGCTTGGTGAGTTAGTAATATGCATCGAACATGTTGGAAGTACCTCAGTAAAGGGTTTAGCTGCTAAGCCTATTATCGATTTAGACTTGGTCATAAATGCTAATGATGAATTTGAAAAAGTTAGTCTTAAACTACAAGATTTAGGGTATTTATACGAAGGGAATTTAGGAATCGAGGGAAGAGAAGCCTTTGCCCGAAAGGATGAATTTGTTCCGTGGGGGGGCGATCAAACACATTGGTTAGAGCATCATTTATACGTATGTACAAAAGATAGTGCGGAATTGCATAGACATCTTACTTTCCGCAATTACTTAAGAGAACACCCAGAAGTAGCAAGTTCATATGAACATTTGAAAATCTCTTTAGCTAAAAAATCTACTCGATCGGAATATACGGAAGCAAAAGGGGAATTTATAAAGGGAATTTTAGAGCTATTCTTTTTCAAATAA
- a CDS encoding GNAT family N-acetyltransferase, translated as MKSIRITREDDLKKAFHIREEVFVKEQEVPLEYEFDEFDTLNGTCEHVLVYSEEQPAGTGRLRVVDGVGKLERICILVPYRKLGLGNIIINTLEEIAKEKELDKVKLHAQTHAEGFYAKLGYQTSSDVFMEDGIPHILMVKELS; from the coding sequence TTGAAATCAATAAGAATAACACGAGAAGACGATCTAAAAAAAGCTTTTCATATCAGAGAAGAAGTATTTGTAAAGGAACAAGAGGTACCGTTAGAATATGAATTTGACGAATTCGACACACTTAACGGAACGTGTGAACACGTTTTAGTCTATTCCGAGGAACAACCTGCCGGAACCGGAAGATTAAGAGTCGTAGATGGGGTAGGTAAATTGGAGAGAATTTGTATCTTAGTTCCTTACCGTAAATTGGGACTTGGAAACATAATCATTAACACATTAGAAGAAATAGCGAAAGAAAAAGAATTAGATAAGGTTAAATTACATGCCCAAACACATGCAGAAGGTTTTTATGCAAAACTTGGTTATCAGACTTCATCTGATGTATTTATGGAAGATGGTATTCCGCATATTTTAATGGTAAAAGAATTATCATAG
- a CDS encoding cysteine hydrolase family protein has product MKQALLVIDAQQELIDGNQNEKSVFNKEKLVDNINLVINKAVESDALIVFIRDKDVAEGTGKGFQIHEDIRVPSMSKVYDKKATNSFYGTPLMSVLKENEIEHLVIMGCKTEYCIDTAVRTATINDFDVTLVSDGHSTTDSPTLSAEQIITHHNKILHGHYNVDHFSVVRNAQEDLFEPTHNSYREEE; this is encoded by the coding sequence GTGAAACAAGCTTTGCTAGTTATTGATGCTCAACAGGAATTAATTGATGGAAATCAAAATGAAAAAAGTGTTTTTAATAAAGAAAAATTAGTAGATAATATTAATTTGGTTATTAATAAAGCAGTAGAATCAGATGCATTAATCGTTTTTATAAGAGATAAGGATGTCGCTGAAGGGACAGGAAAAGGGTTTCAAATACACGAAGATATTAGAGTACCTTCCATGTCAAAAGTATATGATAAAAAAGCAACAAATTCCTTTTATGGAACGCCATTGATGAGCGTTTTAAAGGAAAATGAGATCGAACATCTTGTAATAATGGGGTGTAAAACAGAGTATTGCATTGACACAGCGGTTAGAACTGCCACCATCAATGATTTTGATGTCACTTTAGTATCAGATGGGCATTCAACGACTGACTCTCCAACCTTATCTGCCGAACAGATAATCACTCATCATAATAAAATACTTCATGGGCATTACAATGTCGATCATTTTTCGGTTGTTAGAAATGCTCAGGAAGATCTGTTTGAACCAACTCATAATAGTTACCGTGAAGAAGAATGA
- a CDS encoding GNAT family N-acetyltransferase — protein MQIRLAERKDIDQLIQMRWDFTFEDNETKTFEESDLEVFKIECRSFLENAIESETWFIWVAEKESKIVSHIYIELIQKVPRPGRVTYPFAFMTNVFTVKDYRNLGIGSKLITTINEWSKNRRYEFIIVWPSDDSIDFYRRNGYMHCKEPMEYFPL, from the coding sequence GTGCAGATTAGGCTAGCAGAAAGAAAAGATATCGACCAATTGATTCAAATGAGATGGGATTTCACTTTTGAGGATAATGAAACGAAAACTTTTGAGGAGAGCGATTTGGAAGTATTTAAAATCGAGTGCCGTTCCTTTTTAGAAAATGCGATTGAGAGTGAAACTTGGTTTATTTGGGTTGCAGAGAAAGAATCAAAAATTGTATCTCATATCTACATAGAATTAATACAAAAGGTGCCACGTCCTGGCAGAGTAACTTACCCTTTTGCATTTATGACAAATGTCTTTACAGTGAAGGATTACAGGAATCTTGGTATAGGAAGTAAATTAATCACAACCATAAACGAATGGTCGAAAAATAGAAGATATGAATTTATCATTGTATGGCCAAGTGATGATAGCATCGATTTCTATAGAAGGAATGGATACATGCATTGTAAAGAGCCTATGGAATACTTTCCTTTATAA
- a CDS encoding DinB family protein, whose protein sequence is MEKNEYAPYYSTYVELVPDGDIMKILDIQMEETISLLQDISEHQAHFRYAPDKWDIKEVIGHLADTERIMGYRLLSIARGETIALPGYNDVAYVQNAAFDKQSVEELLQNLSTVRQSTIHLIKSLTSEDWLRRGIANSCEVTVRALITIIAGHEIHHRTIIRDRYILSEAYPSS, encoded by the coding sequence ATGGAAAAAAATGAATACGCTCCATATTATTCTACTTATGTAGAGTTGGTACCTGATGGAGATATAATGAAAATTTTAGATATACAAATGGAAGAAACAATTTCCTTACTTCAGGATATTTCGGAACATCAAGCCCATTTCCGTTACGCTCCTGATAAATGGGACATAAAAGAGGTGATTGGTCATTTGGCAGATACAGAGCGAATAATGGGGTATAGGCTCCTATCCATAGCTCGCGGTGAGACAATTGCTCTTCCTGGTTATAACGATGTTGCATATGTTCAAAATGCAGCATTTGATAAACAGTCCGTAGAGGAATTGCTTCAAAATTTGTCTACTGTGCGTCAATCAACTATTCATTTGATTAAGAGTCTAACAAGCGAAGATTGGCTTCGTCGAGGGATTGCAAACAGTTGTGAAGTAACTGTCCGTGCACTCATAACAATTATTGCCGGTCATGAAATTCATCATCGCACCATAATAAGAGACAGATATATTTTGTCCGAAGCATACCCAAGTAGCTAA
- a CDS encoding class I SAM-dependent methyltransferase encodes MNEYYGELCTQIYEKDKSIAEGKELEFYLSFVKDKNMKVLEPMCGNGRMLIPFMQHGIDIEGFDMSEEMLQVCVDKGNRLNLKPNVFHAKIEEFRSTKKYDLILIPFGSFSLLPDSLAKNSLLNMKSILKEDGKLLLTTMTKNGKVEDIPNWVETNRQHFDNYMIVEHKKAHYDGESKLLNMKLKYQLMKGKHIEKTEIMDFPIRLYETGEFENILESNGFHKIVLHKVMNGYGEGSSFHVLECSK; translated from the coding sequence TTGAATGAATACTATGGGGAACTTTGCACACAGATTTACGAGAAGGATAAATCTATCGCAGAGGGGAAAGAACTTGAGTTTTATCTCTCTTTTGTTAAAGACAAAAACATGAAAGTATTAGAACCAATGTGTGGAAACGGAAGAATGTTGATTCCTTTTATGCAACATGGAATCGATATTGAAGGGTTTGATATGTCAGAAGAAATGCTGCAAGTATGTGTGGACAAAGGAAATAGGTTAAATCTTAAACCAAATGTATTTCATGCAAAAATAGAAGAATTTAGAAGTACTAAAAAGTATGATTTAATTTTGATACCGTTTGGATCTTTTTCACTTTTACCTGATAGTTTAGCAAAAAATAGTCTTCTAAACATGAAATCGATTTTAAAAGAAGATGGGAAATTACTTCTAACAACTATGACGAAAAATGGAAAAGTTGAAGATATTCCTAATTGGGTTGAAACGAATAGGCAACATTTTGATAACTATATGATCGTTGAACACAAGAAAGCCCATTATGATGGGGAAAGCAAGTTACTAAATATGAAATTAAAATATCAATTGATGAAAGGAAAGCATATAGAAAAAACAGAAATAATGGATTTTCCTATTCGACTTTATGAAACAGGTGAATTTGAAAATATTCTCGAGTCGAATGGATTTCATAAAATTGTTCTTCACAAAGTTATGAATGGATATGGAGAAGGAAGTTCGTTTCATGTATTAGAGTGTTCAAAATAA
- the hpaD gene encoding 3,4-dihydroxyphenylacetate 2,3-dioxygenase, giving the protein MDFSIIRFARTVLHVLDLEASRKFYVDGLGMIETERDDNHIYLRGLEEHSHHSLLLKKAEKAVVEVLSYKVEKEQDLDEIEKLFISMGLKTKWMAKGVQHGMGRTLRVHDISGIPLEFFAEMITVDRMLQRYDLYHGAKIQRIDHANCAVPDVQKAYDFFVNQLGFSCSEYTDTEDGELWAAWLYRKPTVHDQAFMSGPGPKLHHFAYTLADRLSVLDCCDVLASMGYAYSIERGPGRHGLSNAFFLYLRDPDGHRIELYTGDYLTSDPDIEPKRWDLNDPLRQTFWGHQAPDQWFNETSTFLDIETCEEIESKEPILEQRKPKIIV; this is encoded by the coding sequence GTGGATTTTTCAATCATTCGATTCGCGCGAACTGTTCTTCATGTATTGGATTTGGAGGCGTCCCGTAAATTTTATGTGGATGGCTTAGGCATGATTGAAACAGAAAGGGATGACAATCATATCTATTTACGAGGTTTAGAAGAACATTCGCATCATAGTTTATTATTGAAAAAAGCAGAAAAAGCCGTTGTAGAAGTACTTAGTTATAAAGTGGAAAAAGAACAGGACCTCGATGAAATTGAAAAGCTATTTATCTCCATGGGTCTAAAAACAAAGTGGATGGCGAAAGGTGTGCAACATGGAATGGGAAGAACCCTTCGAGTCCATGATATCTCTGGCATTCCATTAGAATTTTTTGCGGAAATGATCACTGTTGACCGGATGCTGCAGCGATACGACCTATATCATGGAGCGAAAATACAGCGCATTGATCATGCAAACTGTGCAGTACCCGATGTTCAAAAAGCCTATGATTTCTTTGTAAACCAACTAGGATTCTCGTGTTCCGAGTATACGGATACAGAAGACGGGGAATTATGGGCGGCATGGCTTTATCGAAAACCAACTGTTCATGACCAAGCCTTTATGAGTGGTCCTGGGCCAAAGCTACATCATTTTGCATACACACTAGCAGATCGACTAAGCGTACTCGATTGCTGTGACGTTTTAGCGAGTATGGGATATGCATATTCTATTGAACGTGGACCAGGTCGACATGGATTATCTAACGCTTTCTTCCTCTATTTGAGAGACCCAGATGGGCATCGCATAGAGCTGTACACAGGTGATTATTTAACAAGTGATCCAGACATAGAACCAAAACGTTGGGATCTAAATGACCCACTTCGCCAAACATTCTGGGGACACCAAGCACCAGATCAATGGTTTAATGAAACAAGTACGTTCCTTGATATTGAAACATGCGAAGAAATTGAAAGTAAAGAACCGATTTTGGAACAAAGAAAACCAAAGATTATTGTATAA
- the hpaE gene encoding 5-carboxymethyl-2-hydroxymuconate semialdehyde dehydrogenase gives MVSSQKLASLIHETQKDISLYINGEFTTAISGMTFKNMNPFTNEQINEVSEGQSDDINKAVAAAREAFDHGPWKTMKLSKRLAYIYRIADLIDEEIEKIAYLEALDTGLPISQTRKMVSRASENFRFYARMVENRLVGDAYQVDDEFINYTIHAPVGVAGLITPWNAPFMLETWKVAPALATGNTVVLKPAELSPLSANLLAEVIHKADLPKGVFNVVHGRGEIAGDALVKHPDVQLISFTGETTTGSTIIKNSADTLKSCSMELGGKSPIIVFEDADFDRALDACVWGIYSFNGERCTANSRLFLQEGIKDRFIDALRIRVANIKVGDPLDVSTEVGPLIDKEHYGKVKGYLEIAKEEGTEVITGDIPLELAKGNFVAPTLILNAKNNMRVSQEEIFGPILTVMTFKDEEEVIKLANDIKYGLAGYVWTNDIKRGHRVAHKVEAGMLWVNAQNVRDLRTPFGGAKSSGIGREGGHYGFDFYTEQKIIHVSIADHHIQQFGKNSGR, from the coding sequence TTGGTATCTTCTCAGAAGTTAGCTTCTTTAATACATGAAACACAAAAGGATATTTCACTTTATATAAATGGAGAATTTACTACCGCTATAAGTGGAATGACGTTTAAAAATATGAATCCATTTACAAATGAACAAATTAATGAAGTTTCTGAAGGGCAATCGGATGATATAAATAAAGCAGTTGCAGCTGCACGGGAAGCTTTTGATCATGGCCCTTGGAAAACAATGAAGCTTTCGAAAAGATTGGCATATATTTACCGTATAGCTGACTTGATTGATGAAGAAATAGAGAAAATCGCTTACTTAGAAGCACTTGATACGGGACTTCCCATTAGCCAAACGAGAAAGATGGTAAGTCGTGCTTCAGAAAACTTCCGATTTTATGCTCGCATGGTAGAGAATCGTTTGGTCGGTGATGCCTATCAAGTGGATGATGAATTTATCAACTACACAATTCATGCACCTGTAGGAGTGGCTGGATTAATCACACCGTGGAATGCTCCCTTTATGTTAGAAACATGGAAAGTTGCGCCAGCACTTGCTACTGGTAATACTGTTGTCTTAAAGCCAGCAGAACTTTCTCCTCTTTCGGCTAATTTATTGGCAGAAGTGATTCATAAAGCAGACCTTCCAAAGGGTGTTTTTAACGTTGTTCATGGTCGAGGAGAAATAGCGGGTGATGCACTTGTAAAACATCCTGATGTCCAACTTATTTCTTTTACTGGGGAAACGACTACGGGTTCAACAATTATAAAAAATAGTGCAGATACATTGAAAAGCTGCTCAATGGAACTTGGTGGAAAATCTCCTATTATTGTATTTGAGGATGCTGATTTCGATCGCGCTTTAGATGCTTGTGTCTGGGGAATCTATTCTTTTAATGGGGAAAGATGTACTGCGAACTCACGCTTGTTTTTACAGGAAGGAATCAAGGATAGATTTATTGATGCTTTAAGGATTCGAGTTGCGAATATTAAAGTTGGTGATCCACTAGACGTAAGTACAGAAGTGGGGCCATTAATTGATAAAGAACATTATGGTAAGGTGAAAGGTTACTTAGAAATTGCAAAAGAAGAAGGCACTGAAGTCATTACAGGAGACATCCCACTTGAACTTGCTAAAGGGAACTTTGTCGCACCGACGCTTATTCTAAATGCAAAAAATAACATGCGCGTTTCCCAAGAGGAAATCTTCGGTCCTATTCTGACTGTCATGACATTTAAAGATGAAGAAGAAGTCATTAAGTTGGCAAATGATATTAAATATGGGCTTGCGGGTTATGTATGGACGAACGATATTAAACGAGGTCACCGTGTGGCGCATAAAGTAGAAGCTGGAATGCTTTGGGTGAATGCCCAAAACGTTCGTGATTTAAGAACTCCTTTTGGAGGTGCAAAGTCCTCTGGAATCGGACGTGAAGGTGGACATTACGGCTTTGATTTTTATACGGAACAGAAAATTATTCATGTTTCAATTGCTGACCATCACATACAGCAGTTCGGGAAAAATAGTGGAAGGTAA